Proteins found in one Halobaculum sp. MBLA0147 genomic segment:
- a CDS encoding GAF domain-containing protein, whose product MTETVDLLASADVLVVGVPDWTDTLRTAIDALEPPERGPGGTVQSVASVDAAVETLAVESIDCVVTAAEVDGVTCPELVETLTTAVETAPVVLATADGSERLASAATAAGASDYVRLCRDEHTEDGASTEPPLDDLLDRVERRLRSARRDVTRRRRARQFDAIFHDTRTATWVLRPDGTVRRVNETALAAVDGSVSDVVGTKLWAREWWSDGGQTRGDGGQTRDGGGQTRSDGRTSTDVRDAVERAGDDEYVELVVGFQPWDGSERLLELSIRPVTDGAGSVVAIVVEGVDVTDRVELERDLRASERLHRLTLNNMTDTVLMTDEDGSYTYVCPNAHFIFGYTAAEIEAMGSVEDLLGEDLFDPDELAEKEVLKNIECTATDKAGREHTLLVNVRSVSVRDGEILFSCRDITKRKRREEALTTLQATARELLYAETTHEIATQVVADTEAALGVEACGVFLFDETANRLQLVASDDRFETLHGPPPNVRVGDDGLVGHSFVTGETRFFDDVHDADRLQNRATDLRSAAFVPLGDHGVAVVGSARIGEFDGVTRELVDLFAATAEAALDRVTRESRLREQERELSQQNARLSELNRVNETIREIDQALVRAETRREIEQTVCDRLTDGDRFAFAWIGRADRAETAVEPRAWSGTGGDYLDSLSLAVDSEDGDPSTRAVRTGETVVVDDVAADLRDETWRREALARDFLSVVSLPLVYNDVVHGVLTVYGSVHGAFDETTRTVLGELRETVASALAGIGRKNALVSPTVVRTEYAIGDPTFAPTRLAREVARETATTGDPELTYRGRARQTDDGTEVFLAVDHAPTEAVEAAADRLVMFGDVQVVSEDGHGGVIRVRLAEPFFALGLADHGAVLQSVTATADGATVVVDVPDGVTVGEISDFVRTRFEDVSLRSKRELDRDVDYGVASEFLDTVTDRQLEVAQTAYYAGFFESPRGSTGEEVAARLDISSTAFYRHVRTVQRKLFDTLFDEESAPSLRSDAVR is encoded by the coding sequence GTGACCGAGACCGTCGATCTCCTCGCGAGTGCGGACGTACTCGTCGTCGGTGTCCCCGACTGGACGGACACACTCCGAACTGCGATCGATGCACTCGAGCCACCCGAGCGGGGTCCCGGTGGGACCGTCCAGTCCGTCGCGAGTGTCGACGCGGCCGTCGAGACGCTCGCCGTGGAGTCGATCGACTGTGTCGTCACTGCAGCCGAGGTGGACGGCGTGACGTGTCCCGAACTCGTCGAGACGCTCACGACGGCCGTCGAGACCGCTCCGGTCGTGCTCGCCACGGCCGACGGGAGCGAGCGACTCGCGAGTGCGGCCACTGCAGCGGGTGCGAGCGACTACGTCAGGTTGTGTCGTGACGAACACACCGAGGACGGTGCCTCGACGGAGCCGCCTCTGGACGACCTCTTGGATCGTGTCGAACGTCGGTTGCGATCGGCGCGACGCGACGTGACGCGTCGCCGACGTGCGCGACAGTTCGACGCGATCTTCCACGATACGCGGACGGCGACGTGGGTGTTGCGCCCCGACGGGACGGTCCGACGCGTCAACGAGACGGCACTGGCGGCGGTCGACGGCTCCGTGTCGGACGTGGTCGGGACGAAACTGTGGGCACGCGAGTGGTGGAGTGACGGTGGACAGACACGGGGCGACGGTGGGCAGACGCGGGATGGTGGTGGGCAGACGCGGAGCGACGGGCGGACGAGTACGGACGTGCGTGACGCGGTCGAGCGTGCGGGCGACGACGAGTACGTCGAGCTGGTCGTCGGGTTCCAGCCGTGGGACGGGAGCGAACGCCTCTTGGAGCTGTCGATCAGGCCAGTCACCGACGGGGCTGGCAGTGTCGTCGCCATCGTCGTCGAGGGTGTCGACGTGACCGACCGCGTCGAACTCGAACGCGACCTCCGCGCGTCGGAGCGACTCCACCGACTCACGCTCAACAACATGACGGACACGGTGTTGATGACCGACGAGGACGGGTCGTACACGTACGTTTGTCCGAACGCACACTTCATCTTCGGGTACACGGCGGCGGAGATCGAGGCGATGGGCTCGGTCGAGGACCTCCTCGGCGAAGATCTGTTCGACCCCGACGAACTCGCCGAGAAGGAGGTGTTGAAGAACATCGAGTGTACGGCGACGGACAAGGCGGGCCGCGAACACACACTCCTGGTGAACGTTCGGTCGGTGTCCGTTCGCGACGGCGAGATCCTGTTCAGTTGTCGAGACATCACGAAACGGAAACGACGAGAGGAGGCACTCACGACGCTGCAGGCGACGGCTCGGGAACTGCTGTACGCCGAGACGACCCACGAGATCGCAACGCAGGTCGTCGCCGACACGGAGGCGGCACTCGGCGTCGAGGCGTGTGGCGTGTTCCTGTTCGACGAGACGGCGAACCGTCTCCAGTTGGTCGCGAGCGACGACCGGTTCGAGACACTCCACGGTCCGCCGCCGAACGTCCGTGTCGGCGACGACGGACTCGTCGGTCACAGTTTCGTGACGGGCGAGACACGGTTCTTCGACGACGTTCACGACGCCGACCGACTCCAGAATCGAGCGACGGACCTCCGGAGTGCGGCGTTCGTCCCACTCGGGGACCACGGCGTGGCGGTCGTCGGCTCCGCTCGCATCGGCGAGTTCGACGGGGTCACACGCGAACTCGTTGACCTGTTCGCGGCGACGGCGGAGGCGGCACTCGACCGTGTCACCAGGGAGTCACGACTTCGCGAACAGGAGCGTGAACTCTCTCAACAGAACGCACGACTCTCAGAATTGAACCGCGTCAACGAGACGATCAGAGAGATCGACCAAGCGTTGGTCCGTGCCGAAACTCGTCGCGAGATCGAACAGACGGTGTGTGACCGACTGACGGACGGAGACCGGTTCGCGTTCGCGTGGATCGGCCGTGCGGACCGGGCGGAGACGGCGGTCGAACCGCGTGCGTGGAGCGGCACCGGCGGTGACTACCTGGACAGTCTCTCGCTCGCGGTGGACTCGGAGGATGGTGATCCGAGTACTCGGGCGGTACGGACCGGCGAGACGGTCGTCGTCGACGACGTCGCGGCGGACCTCCGCGACGAGACGTGGCGGCGCGAGGCGCTCGCGCGCGACTTCCTCTCCGTGGTGAGTCTCCCACTGGTGTACAACGACGTCGTCCACGGTGTGTTGACCGTCTACGGCTCTGTACACGGTGCGTTCGACGAGACGACGCGGACCGTCCTCGGGGAGTTGCGCGAGACGGTCGCGTCGGCGTTGGCCGGCATCGGACGGAAGAACGCGCTCGTCTCTCCGACGGTCGTCCGGACGGAGTACGCTATCGGCGACCCGACGTTCGCGCCGACACGGCTGGCACGCGAGGTCGCACGGGAGACGGCGACGACGGGCGACCCGGAACTCACGTACCGTGGTCGTGCACGACAGACGGACGACGGGACGGAGGTGTTCCTCGCGGTGGACCACGCGCCGACGGAGGCGGTCGAGGCGGCGGCGGATCGCCTGGTGATGTTCGGGGACGTGCAGGTCGTCTCCGAAGACGGACATGGTGGCGTCATCCGTGTTCGACTCGCCGAACCGTTCTTCGCGCTCGGGCTCGCAGACCACGGTGCAGTCCTCCAGAGTGTCACTGCGACCGCCGACGGTGCGACCGTTGTCGTCGACGTGCCGGACGGCGTCACCGTGGGTGAGATCTCCGACTTCGTACGGACGCGGTTCGAGGACGTGTCGCTCCGCTCGAAACGGGAACTCGATCGCGACGTGGACTACGGCGTCGCCTCGGAGTTCCTCGACACCGTGACCGACCGGCAACTCGAGGTTGCACAGACGGCCTACTACGCCGGGTTCTTCGAGTCCCCGCGCGGGAGTACCGGCGAGGAGGTCGCGGCTCGACTCGACATCTCCTCGACGGCGTTCTACCGGCACGTCAGGACGGTCCAACGGAAACTGTTCGACACGCTGTTCGACGAGGAGTCTGCTCCGTCACTCCGATCCGACGCCGTTCGGTAG
- a CDS encoding rubrerythrin-like domain-containing protein: MRDVDQRPEAETPYECFGCGTIVRTTDHPGECPDCGDPMRNRRTPIE, from the coding sequence ATGAGAGACGTAGACCAGCGACCCGAGGCGGAGACGCCCTACGAGTGTTTCGGCTGTGGAACGATAGTCCGAACGACGGATCACCCGGGAGAGTGTCCCGACTGTGGTGACCCGATGCGGAACCGACGGACACCGATCGAGTGA
- the gdhB gene encoding glutamate dehydrogenase GdhB translates to MLETARRQLSRAAAHVDIDPNVVERLEHAKQVHEVTIPIELDDGTVEVFTGYRAQHDSVRGPHKGGLRYHPEVTRDECVGLGMWMTWKCAVMDLPFGGAKGGVAVNPKRLSRDEKERLTRRFAQEIRDVIGPHEDIPAPDMGTDPQTMAWFMDAYSMQEGETAPGVVTGKPPLVGGSEGREEAPGRSVAIVTRAMCDHYDWPLADTTVAVQGYGSVGGNAARLLDEWGATIVAVSDVNGAMYDPDGIDTTSVPLHDEEPEAVTDTAEQVISNETLLELDVDVLIPAALGNVLTAENAADVRADLVVEGANGPTTSRADEILAERGVPVLPDILANAGGVTVSYFEWLQDINRRTWSRERVNEELETEVLSAWRAVRDERERHDVTWRDAAYVVALQRVAEAHEIRGLWP, encoded by the coding sequence ATGTTGGAGACGGCACGTCGACAGCTCTCGCGGGCTGCCGCACACGTCGACATCGATCCGAACGTCGTCGAACGACTCGAACACGCCAAACAGGTCCACGAAGTGACCATCCCGATCGAACTCGACGACGGGACCGTCGAGGTGTTCACCGGGTACCGCGCACAACACGACAGTGTCCGCGGGCCCCACAAGGGTGGACTCCGGTACCACCCCGAGGTCACACGCGACGAGTGCGTGGGGCTCGGAATGTGGATGACGTGGAAGTGTGCCGTCATGGACCTGCCGTTCGGCGGCGCGAAGGGTGGCGTCGCGGTGAACCCCAAACGGCTGAGTCGCGACGAGAAGGAACGACTGACACGCCGGTTCGCACAGGAGATCCGCGACGTGATCGGTCCACACGAGGATATCCCGGCCCCGGACATGGGGACCGATCCCCAGACGATGGCGTGGTTCATGGACGCCTACTCGATGCAGGAGGGGGAGACGGCACCGGGTGTCGTCACCGGGAAACCACCACTCGTCGGCGGTAGTGAGGGGCGCGAAGAGGCCCCCGGTCGGAGTGTCGCGATCGTCACGCGGGCGATGTGTGACCACTACGACTGGCCACTCGCCGACACCACCGTGGCGGTACAGGGGTACGGGAGCGTCGGCGGCAACGCCGCCCGCCTCCTCGACGAGTGGGGAGCGACGATCGTCGCGGTCAGCGACGTGAACGGTGCGATGTACGATCCCGACGGGATCGACACCACGTCGGTCCCGCTCCACGACGAAGAGCCGGAGGCGGTCACCGACACCGCCGAGCAGGTGATCTCCAACGAGACACTCCTCGAACTCGACGTCGACGTGTTGATCCCCGCCGCACTCGGGAACGTCCTGACGGCCGAGAACGCCGCGGACGTACGTGCGGACCTGGTCGTCGAGGGTGCGAACGGCCCGACGACGTCCCGAGCAGACGAGATCCTCGCCGAGCGAGGTGTGCCGGTGCTCCCCGACATCCTCGCCAACGCCGGTGGTGTGACGGTGAGTTACTTCGAGTGGCTCCAAGACATCAACCGGCGAACGTGGTCGCGAGAGCGCGTCAACGAGGAGTTGGAGACGGAGGTGTTGTCGGCGTGGCGGGCCGTTCGGGACGAACGGGAACGCCACGACGTGACGTGGCGTGACGCCGCCTACGTCGTCGCGCTCCAGCGTGTCGCCGAAGCCCACGAGATCCGCGGGCTCTGGCCGTGA
- a CDS encoding inositol monophosphatase family protein: MHARRLTTTDRIVAVVSPDSDRPVRRLERWTTEHGVALTTVPVGESPPGLSRDGEATLGVAVGGDGTFLQAVRQFAPHGIPILGVDTGTLAFLVRVPADGVGAALTEIVLGRAAVERRPRLTVAASDLSTTALNDVVVRPRPPDDPVDRKTVGIDVYVDREYVGEYHGGGVVVSTATGSTGLALSAGGPIHDPRASEAVQIVPLETHSLGVRPLVVGPDTPITVVPDGPTTLRVDGGQRYRELEPGTPLHVDGTAPPAELVTTRLDDQFYDTLEARLGWSVRDDDDPRTDPTPPTTPTRVDADGSTRSVTPVRTDAVDPTRPTETDDPARVSGADPDVPVDLSRALRVAVDAVESVAEPLRRRHGDVDTEHHKTDSADIVTDADRLAEETITATLDAEFPQCACLSEECGATRGDGAATWIVDPLDGTSNYANGNPNYCVSVGLVADGVPVLGVVHAPETGDLWTEIRDRFARLNGDPVSTTDREALSESVLMSGYDPGGAFLREFYDDARGIRRLGSAGLHLCHLASGATDAVWEYDTAPWDVAAGVVVARAAGATLTGLDGEPFEFDAWGRRTPLLGTNGPLHDSLSTRTP, translated from the coding sequence GTGCACGCGAGACGACTGACGACGACCGACCGGATCGTCGCGGTCGTCAGCCCCGACAGTGACCGTCCGGTCCGTCGGCTCGAACGGTGGACGACGGAACACGGTGTGGCTCTGACGACCGTCCCCGTCGGAGAGTCTCCACCCGGACTCTCGCGAGACGGGGAGGCGACCCTGGGTGTCGCCGTCGGTGGCGACGGCACGTTCCTCCAGGCCGTCCGTCAGTTCGCGCCCCACGGCATTCCAATACTCGGTGTCGACACGGGGACACTCGCGTTCCTCGTCCGCGTCCCGGCAGACGGCGTCGGCGCGGCACTCACGGAGATCGTACTCGGCCGCGCGGCGGTCGAACGACGTCCTCGTCTCACTGTCGCGGCGTCCGACCTCTCGACGACCGCACTGAACGACGTCGTCGTCCGTCCCCGGCCCCCGGACGATCCCGTCGACCGGAAGACGGTGGGGATCGACGTGTACGTCGACCGGGAGTACGTCGGCGAGTACCACGGCGGTGGCGTGGTCGTCTCCACGGCGACCGGGTCGACTGGACTCGCGTTGTCCGCCGGTGGTCCGATCCACGACCCACGCGCCAGTGAGGCCGTCCAGATCGTCCCACTGGAGACGCACTCGTTGGGTGTCCGGCCACTCGTGGTCGGTCCCGACACACCGATCACCGTCGTCCCCGACGGACCGACCACGCTGCGTGTCGACGGTGGACAACGGTACCGCGAACTGGAACCCGGAACGCCACTCCACGTCGACGGGACGGCACCACCGGCCGAACTCGTCACGACGCGTCTCGACGACCAGTTCTACGACACACTCGAGGCACGACTCGGGTGGAGCGTCCGCGACGACGACGACCCACGGACGGACCCGACACCACCCACGACCCCCACTCGGGTGGATGCCGACGGTTCGACGCGATCGGTGACTCCCGTTCGGACGGACGCCGTCGACCCGACACGCCCGACGGAGACGGACGATCCGGCCCGTGTGTCCGGAGCCGACCCCGACGTCCCGGTCGACCTCTCTCGGGCACTCCGCGTGGCCGTCGACGCCGTCGAGAGTGTCGCCGAACCACTCCGACGACGGCACGGGGACGTCGACACGGAACACCACAAGACGGACAGCGCGGACATCGTCACCGACGCCGACCGCCTCGCGGAGGAGACGATCACGGCGACGCTCGACGCCGAGTTCCCCCAGTGTGCGTGTCTCTCCGAGGAGTGTGGTGCGACACGCGGTGACGGTGCCGCCACCTGGATCGTCGACCCGCTCGACGGAACCAGCAACTACGCGAACGGCAACCCCAACTACTGCGTCTCCGTCGGACTGGTCGCCGACGGAGTGCCGGTACTCGGCGTCGTTCACGCCCCCGAGACGGGTGACCTGTGGACCGAGATCCGCGACAGGTTCGCTCGACTGAACGGCGACCCCGTCTCGACGACGGATCGCGAGGCACTCTCCGAGAGTGTCCTGATGTCCGGCTACGACCCGGGCGGTGCGTTCCTCCGGGAGTTCTACGACGACGCTCGCGGCATCCGTCGACTCGGCTCCGCGGGGCTCCACCTCTGTCACCTCGCGAGTGGTGCGACCGACGCCGTGTGGGAGTACGACACCGCGCCGTGGGACGTCGCCGCGGGTGTCGTCGTCGCACGCGCGGCCGGCGCGACGTTGACCGGCCTCGACGGGGAGCCGTTCGAGTTCGACGCGTGGGGGAGACGCACACCGTTGCTCGGAACCAACGGCCCACTCCACGACAGTCTCTCGACTCGGACACCTTGA
- a CDS encoding YbhN family protein, which yields MNGDQLRATVLGFLAAGGVLGVLVYSLDVGELTANLVRAEPPVLALVVGAILLWLLAWGFALRTVLGVLGVDIPPHLAFFVFNGAMFANNVTPFGQAGGEPVTALLISAVTDTEYERSLAAIASVDTLNFFPSIAFALLGAAYYATQATFGRRLRVATGIAVVLAVAVPVVGYLGWRNRDRLRGFVTGRLTPLVQRVARLVPGVSEPSTDTVEHRVDHFLGAIERVATDPRGLVIALSASTLGWLCQMVGLWLAFRALDTPVDITVVMFAVPMGAIAGATPTPGGSGFIESVLTGLLVVVLTVPQATVGAAVILFRAAVFGVPVLLGGLVVSWIGVDVYGQ from the coding sequence GTGAACGGCGATCAGTTGCGCGCCACCGTGCTGGGGTTCCTCGCGGCCGGTGGCGTCCTCGGGGTGTTGGTCTACTCGCTCGACGTGGGCGAGTTGACGGCCAACCTCGTGCGTGCGGAGCCGCCGGTGCTCGCACTCGTCGTCGGTGCGATCCTCCTGTGGCTCCTCGCGTGGGGGTTCGCACTCCGGACCGTACTGGGCGTCCTCGGCGTCGACATCCCACCGCACCTCGCCTTCTTCGTGTTCAACGGCGCGATGTTCGCCAACAACGTCACGCCGTTCGGGCAGGCCGGCGGCGAGCCCGTGACCGCGCTGTTGATCTCCGCGGTGACGGACACGGAGTACGAGCGGAGCCTCGCGGCCATCGCCAGCGTCGACACGCTGAACTTCTTCCCCTCCATCGCGTTCGCGCTGCTCGGGGCCGCCTACTACGCCACACAGGCGACGTTCGGCCGGCGACTCCGGGTGGCGACGGGAATCGCGGTCGTCCTCGCGGTGGCGGTCCCCGTCGTCGGCTACCTCGGGTGGCGCAACCGCGACCGCCTGCGTGGGTTCGTCACCGGGCGACTGACGCCGCTCGTCCAGCGTGTCGCGCGACTGGTCCCGGGCGTCTCCGAACCGAGTACGGACACCGTCGAACACCGCGTGGACCACTTCCTCGGCGCGATCGAGCGCGTGGCGACGGACCCGCGGGGCCTCGTGATCGCGCTCTCGGCGTCCACGCTCGGGTGGCTGTGTCAGATGGTCGGGCTCTGGCTCGCCTTCCGCGCGCTAGACACACCGGTCGACATCACGGTGGTGATGTTCGCGGTGCCGATGGGGGCCATCGCCGGTGCGACGCCGACTCCCGGCGGCTCCGGGTTCATCGAGAGTGTGCTCACGGGGCTGTTGGTCGTCGTCTTGACCGTCCCGCAGGCGACCGTGGGTGCGGCAGTCATCCTCTTCCGAGCAGCGGTGTTCGGCGTCCCCGTGCTCCTCGGTGGACTCGTGGTCTCGTGGATCGGCGTCGACGTGTACGGGCAGTGA
- a CDS encoding 30S ribosomal protein S19e, with protein sequence MVTLYDVPAEDLIEEVADRLEDRIEEPEWAEFVKTGVDRELPPQQDDFWYRRAASLLRKVADQEPVGVGTLATDYGGAKQGSTRYRVAPPSNVDGSRNVIRTILQSLEEEDLVETAQGEGRRITDEGRSFLDEVAGDVLDDLDRPELERYA encoded by the coding sequence ATGGTCACCCTCTACGACGTTCCGGCGGAGGACCTCATCGAGGAGGTCGCCGACCGGCTCGAAGACCGTATCGAGGAACCGGAGTGGGCAGAGTTCGTCAAGACGGGCGTCGACCGCGAACTCCCGCCCCAGCAGGACGACTTCTGGTACCGACGCGCGGCGTCGCTGCTCCGGAAGGTCGCCGACCAGGAGCCGGTCGGTGTCGGCACGCTGGCGACCGACTACGGCGGCGCCAAGCAGGGATCGACGCGGTACCGTGTCGCTCCGCCGAGCAACGTCGACGGCTCCCGGAACGTCATCCGGACGATCCTCCAGTCGCTGGAGGAGGAGGACCTCGTCGAGACCGCACAGGGCGAGGGCCGTCGGATCACCGACGAGGGCCGATCGTTCCTCGACGAGGTCGCCGGGGACGTGCTCGACGACCTCGACCGGCCGGAACTCGAACGCTACGCGTAA
- a CDS encoding DNA-binding protein, translating to MSQNPEDDERLQELREKKREQLREQAQGGGDDEARQAAQERAEAQQEALLKQHLTDGARQRLNAVEMSKPDFAKQAKQQVLAVARSGQIDGKIDEDQMKRLLKELKPDDSGFNVRRR from the coding sequence ATGAGCCAGAACCCCGAGGACGACGAGCGACTGCAGGAGCTCCGCGAGAAGAAACGCGAGCAACTGAGAGAGCAGGCACAGGGTGGCGGCGACGACGAGGCGCGCCAGGCGGCACAGGAGCGCGCCGAGGCCCAACAGGAGGCGCTGCTCAAACAGCACCTCACCGACGGGGCACGCCAGCGGCTCAACGCCGTCGAGATGAGCAAGCCCGACTTCGCCAAACAGGCGAAACAGCAGGTCCTCGCGGTGGCTCGCAGCGGCCAGATCGACGGGAAGATCGACGAGGATCAGATGAAGCGCCTGCTGAAGGAACTGAAGCCCGACGACTCCGGGTTCAACGTCCGGCGTCGGTGA
- a CDS encoding alpha hydrolase: MDLALLYSGGKDSSLAALLLDRFYDVELVTAHFGVTDDWEHARRAAESLGFPFDTHELDRSVAEEAVETMRTDGYPRNGIQRVHEHALESVAERDVVAVADGSRRDDRVPSVSRAFAQSLEDRHDVDYLSPLAGFGRSAVDSLVAAELEVEVGPSEEIPKADYEGELRALLTDRHGEGTVAEVFPDHEQTYVRGPVE; encoded by the coding sequence ATGGATCTCGCCTTACTCTACAGCGGCGGCAAGGACTCCTCGTTGGCCGCGCTCCTGTTGGACCGGTTCTACGACGTGGAGTTGGTCACCGCACACTTCGGGGTCACGGACGACTGGGAGCACGCCCGACGTGCCGCCGAGTCGCTCGGGTTCCCGTTCGACACACACGAACTCGACCGCTCGGTGGCCGAGGAGGCCGTCGAGACGATGCGGACGGACGGCTACCCACGCAACGGGATCCAGCGCGTCCACGAACACGCGCTGGAGTCGGTCGCCGAACGAGACGTGGTCGCCGTCGCCGACGGCTCGCGGCGCGACGACCGCGTGCCGAGTGTCTCGCGGGCGTTCGCACAGTCGCTGGAGGACCGCCACGACGTCGACTACCTCTCGCCACTGGCGGGGTTCGGCCGCTCGGCGGTCGACAGTCTCGTCGCCGCCGAGTTGGAGGTCGAGGTGGGTCCAAGCGAGGAGATCCCGAAGGCGGACTACGAGGGGGAACTCCGCGCACTGTTGACGGACCGCCACGGTGAGGGGACGGTCGCCGAGGTGTTCCCCGACCACGAGCAGACGTACGTCCGCGGTCCCGTCGAGTAG
- a CDS encoding aminopeptidase: MDERVSEHAEVLVDWSARVEAGDDVVLAVAEGSHDLAVAVAEELGDRGANVVTVYDSDEVDRAYKLAHDGDFDADPGHELALYRNADVVLRLGRGRNTAAEADVPGETEQAYRRRRQEIREARMDTDWVSTVHPSRSLAQQAGMSYEAYRDFVYDAVLRDWESLAEEMAQMKERLDAGSEVRIESGDDEITMRVDGRTAVNSAASVAYDSHNLPSGEVFTAPYATEGSLTFDVPMTIQSRRVRNARLVFEDGEVVDYSAETGEDALRDVLETDEGARRLGELGIGMNRGIDRVTDNILFDEKMGDTVHLAVGRAYDACLPDGEQGNDSAVHVDLISDVSEDSRLLVDGEVVQRNGTFRWEDGFESS, encoded by the coding sequence GTGGACGAACGCGTCTCCGAGCACGCCGAGGTGCTCGTCGACTGGAGTGCACGCGTCGAGGCCGGTGACGACGTGGTTCTCGCCGTCGCCGAGGGGAGCCACGACCTCGCGGTCGCGGTCGCCGAGGAGTTGGGTGACCGCGGCGCGAACGTCGTCACGGTCTACGACAGCGACGAGGTGGATCGCGCGTACAAACTGGCACACGACGGCGACTTCGACGCGGACCCGGGCCACGAACTCGCACTGTACCGCAACGCGGACGTGGTGCTCCGCCTCGGTCGCGGTCGCAACACGGCCGCCGAGGCGGACGTGCCCGGCGAGACGGAACAGGCGTACCGGCGGCGTCGCCAGGAGATCCGCGAGGCGCGGATGGACACGGACTGGGTGTCGACGGTTCACCCGAGTCGGTCGCTGGCCCAACAGGCGGGGATGTCGTACGAGGCGTACCGCGACTTCGTCTACGACGCCGTGCTCCGCGACTGGGAGTCGTTGGCCGAGGAGATGGCCCAGATGAAAGAGCGCCTCGACGCGGGCAGCGAGGTCCGGATCGAGTCGGGCGACGACGAGATCACGATGCGAGTCGACGGGCGGACGGCGGTCAACTCCGCCGCCAGCGTCGCCTACGACTCCCACAACCTCCCGAGCGGCGAGGTGTTCACGGCGCCGTACGCCACCGAGGGGTCGCTGACGTTCGACGTGCCGATGACGATCCAGTCGCGGCGCGTCCGGAACGCCCGGCTCGTGTTCGAGGACGGCGAGGTCGTCGACTACAGTGCCGAGACGGGTGAGGACGCGCTGCGGGACGTGCTGGAGACGGACGAGGGTGCTCGCCGGCTCGGCGAGCTGGGCATCGGGATGAACCGCGGCATCGACCGCGTGACGGACAACATCCTCTTCGACGAGAAGATGGGCGACACGGTCCACCTCGCGGTCGGCCGTGCCTACGACGCCTGTCTCCCCGACGGCGAGCAGGGGAACGACTCCGCGGTCCACGTCGACCTGATCAGCGACGTGAGCGAGGACTCCCGCCTGCTCGTCGACGGCGAGGTCGTCCAACGGAACGGCACCTTCCGGTGGGAAGACGGGTTCGAGAGCTCCTGA